In Phyllostomus discolor isolate MPI-MPIP mPhyDis1 chromosome 2, mPhyDis1.pri.v3, whole genome shotgun sequence, the following are encoded in one genomic region:
- the NRIP1 gene encoding LOW QUALITY PROTEIN: nuclear receptor-interacting protein 1 (The sequence of the model RefSeq protein was modified relative to this genomic sequence to represent the inferred CDS: inserted 7 bases in 6 codons) — MTHGEELGSDVHQDSIVLTYLEGLLMHQAAEGSGTAVDKKSAERNEEDQNFNVSGNAYPTCHSNGPVLNTHTYQGSGMLHLKKARLLQSSEDWNAAKRKRLSDSIVNLNVKKEALLAGMVDNVPKGKQDSTLLASLLQSFSSRLQTVALSQQIRQSLKEQGYALSHDSLKVEKDLRCYGVASSHLKTLLKKSKAKDQKPDTNLPDVTKSLIRDRFVESPHHIGQSGAKVMSEPLSCAARLQAVASMVEKRASPATSPKPSVACSQLALXLSSEAHLQQYSREHALKTQNANQAASERLAAMARLQENGQKDVSSFQLSKGMSGHLNGQARTSSSKLMANKSTFQNPXGTVPSSPKNASYKNSQERNNIKQAASNSLLLHLLKSQTIPKPXNGHNHSERGSIFEDSSTPTTIDEYSDNNPSFTDDSSGDESSYSNCVPIDLSCKHRIEKPEPDQPVSLDNLTQSLLNTWDPKVPDVDIKEDQDTSKNSKLNSHQKVTLLQLLLGHKNEENVERNNSPQEVQSDVTKFGKQTYARTSVIESPSTHRTTPVSTPPLLASTKAESPINLSQHSLVIKWNSSPYACSTQSEKPTNTTSNHLMDLTKSKESQEEKPVQNESAQNSATFSASKLLQNLAQCGMQPSTSGEEQRPSKQLSINTDKPVGMIDRFGSPLLSNKTNAVEEXKAFSCQATGSEPRLSGSEIENLLERRTVLQLLLGNPNKGKSEKKEKIPLRDESTQEHTDRALSEQILMVKIKSEPCDDLHIHNTNVHLSHDAKGAPFLGVAPPVQRSTAALPASEDFKSEPISPQDFSFSKNGLLSRLLRQNQESYPADDLDSSHRNSELTLLESKNLCMVPKKRKLYTEPLENSLKKMKNNSGPEVLYGSLVNQQELKFTRNNLEFKYPASHGSASESEHRSWTRESKSFNVLKQLLLSENCVRDXSQHRSNSVVENKKKGHKNNVTNSKPDLSVSSVNGLMYSSAQPNSCMDNRTFPYPGVVKTPMSPPFPEHLGCAGSRPESGLLNGCSTPSDKGPIKWVIADVDKSEYEKDSPRLTXTNPILYYMLQKGGNSVTSRETQDRDIWREPSSVESVPQVTIKEELLPTAETKASFFNLRSPYNSHMGNNASCPHSTNGEVYGLLGNMLTIKKNQNKIYLISALDFLKLISMNLRSV, encoded by the exons ATGACTCATGGAGAAGAGCTTGGCTCTGATGTGCACCAGGATTCTATTGTTTTAACTTACCTAGAAGGATTACTAATGCATCAGGCAGCAGAAGGGTCAGGTACGGCCGTTGACAAAAAGTCTGCTGAGCGCAATGAAGAAGATCAGAACTTTAACGTTTCTGGTAATGCATATCCTACCTGTCACAGTAATGGTCCAGTTCTCAATACACATACATATCAGGGATCTGGCATGCTGCATCTCAAAAAAGCTCGACTGTTGCAGTCTTCTGAGGACTGGAATGCAGCAAAGCGGAAAAGGCTGTCTGATTCCATCGTAAATTTAAACGTAAAGAAGGAAGCTTTGCTAGCTGGCATGGTTGACAATGTACCTAAAGGCAAACAGGATAGCACATTACTGGCCTCTTTGCTTCAGTCATTCAGCTCTAGGCTGCAGACTGTTGCTCTGTCACAGCAAATTAGGCAGAGCCTCAAGGAGCAAGGATATGCCCTCAGTCATGATTCTTTAAAAGTAGAGAAAGATTTAAGGTGCTATGGTGTTGCATCAAGTCACTTAAAAACTTTGTTGAAGAAAAGTAAAGCTAAAGATCAAAAGCCTGATACCAATCTTCCTGACGTAACTAAAAGCCTCATCAGAGATAGGTTTGTGGAATCACCTCATCATATTGGACAAAGTGGAGCAAAGGTCATGAGTGAACCCTTATCCTGTGCTGCAAGACTACAGGCCGTTGCAAGCATGGTGGAAAAAAGGGCTAGTCCTGCCACTTCACCCAAACCTAGTGTTGCTTGTAGTCAATTAGCAT CTCTTTCAAGTGAAGCCCATTTACAGCAGTATTCTCGAGAACatgctttaaaaacacaaaatgcaaaTCAAGCAGCAAGTGAAAGACTTGCTGCTATGGCCAGGTTACAAGAAAATGGCCAGAAGGATGTCAGCAGTTTCCAGCTCTCAAAAGGAATGTCAGGCCATCTTAATGGTCAAGCAAGAACATCATCAAGCAAACTAATGGCTAACAAAAGTACATTTCAAAATC TGGGTACTGTTCCTTCTTCCCCCAAAAATGCAAGCTATAAGAACTCACAGGAAAGAAACAACATAAAACAAGCTGCTAGCAATAGCTTGCTTTTACATCTTCTTAAAAGCCAGACCATACCTAAGCC GAATGGACACAATCACAGTGAGAGAGGAAGCATATTTGAGGATAGTAGTACACCTACAACTATTGATGAATATTCAGATAATAACCCTAGTTTCACAGATGATAGCAGTGGTGATGAAAGTTCTTATTCCAACTGTGTTCCCATAGACTTGTCTTGCAAACACAGAATTGAAAAACCAGAACCTGACCAGCCTGTTTCTCTGGATAACTTAACTCAATCGTTGCTGAACACTTGGGATCCAAAAGTCCCTGATGTAGATATCAAAGAAGATCAAGATACCTCAAAGAATTCTAAGCTAAATTCACACCAGAAAGTAACACTTCTTCAATTGCTACTTGGCcataagaatgaagaaaatgtagaaagaaacAACAGCCCTCAGGAAGTACAGAGTGATGTGACAAAGTTCGGTAAACAGACTTATGCCAGGACGTCTGTAATAGAAAGCCCCAGTACACATAGGACTACTCCAGTGAGCACTCCTCCATTACTTGCATCCACCAAAGCGGAGTCTCCCATCAATCTTTCTCAGCACTCTCTGGTCATCAAATGGAATTCCTCACCGTATGCCTGCAGCACTCAGTCTGAAAAGCCAACAAATACCACATCTAACCACTTGATGGACCTCACAAAAAGCAAAGAATCACAAGAAGAGAAACCAGTGCAAAATGAAAGTGCACAGAACTCTGCGACTTTCAGTGCAAGTAAACTGTTACAGAATTTAGCGCAGTGTGGAATGCAGCCTTCCACTTCAGGGGAAGAGCAGAGACCCAGTAAACAGCTCAGCATAAATACGGATAAACCTGTTGGTATGATCGATAGATTTGGTAGCCCTCTGCTctcaaataaaacaaatgcagttGAAG AAAAAGCCTTCAGTTGTCAAGCAACAGGTTCTGAACCAAGACTTTCTGGTTCTGAAATAGAAAATCTTCTTGAAAGGCGCACTGTTCTTCAGTTGCTCCTGGGAAACCCCAACAAAGGGaagagtgaaaaaaaagagaaaattccttTAAGAGATGAAAGTACTCAGGAACATACAGATAGAGCTTTAAGTGAACAAATAttgatggtaaaaataaaatctgagccTTGCGATGACTTACATATTCATAATACAAATGTGCACTTGAGCCATGATGCTAAGGGTGCCCCATTCTTAGGTGTGGCTCCTCCTGTGCAGAGAAGCACAGCTGCCTTACCAGCTTCCGAGGACTTTAAATCGGAGCCCATTTCACCTcaggatttttctttctcaaagaatGGTCTGTTAAGTCGATTGCTGAGACAAAATCAAGAGAGTTACCCAGCGGATGATCTGGACAGCAGTCACAGGAACAGTGAACTGACACTTTTAGAATCTAAGAATCTTTGCATGGTCCCTAAAAAAAGGAAGCTTTACACTGAGCCATTAGAAAACTcacttaaaaagatgaaaaataacagTGGCCCAGAGGTACTGTATGGGTCCTTGGTTAACCAACAAGAGCTGAAATTTACCAGAAATAATCTAGAATTTAAATACCCTGCCAGTCATGGTTCAGCCAGTGAAAGTGAACATAGGAGTTGGACCAGAGAGAGCAAAAGCTTCAATGTTCTGAAACAGCTGCTTCTCTCCGAAAATTGTGTTAGAG TGTCCCAGCACAGGAGTAACTCTGTCGTcgagaataaaaagaaaggacacaAAAATAATGTGACCAATAGCAAACCTGACTTGAGCGTTTCTTCTGTAAATGGACTGATGTACAGTTCTGCTCAGCCCAACAGTTGCATGGATAACAGGACATTTCCGTACCCAGGAGTAGTAAAAACTCCCATGAGTCCTCCTTTTCCTGAGCACTTGGGCTGTGCGGGGTCTAGACCGGAGTCTGGGCTTTTGAATGGGTGTTCCACGCCCAGTGACAAGGGACCCATTAAGTGGGTTATTGCAGATGTGGATAAGAGTGAGTATGAAAAAGACTCTCCTAGACTAA AAACTAACCCAATACTGTATTACATGCTCCAAAAAGGAGGCAATTCTGTTACCAGTCGAGAAACACAGGACAGAGACATTTGGAGGGAGCCTTCATCTGTTGAAAGTGTCCCACAGGTTACAATCAAAGAAGAGTTACTTCCTACTGCAGAAACTAAAGCTTCTTTCTTCAATTTAAGAAGCCCTTATAATAGCCATATGGGAAATAATGCCTCTTGCCCACACAGCACAAATGGAGAAGTTTATGGACTTCTGGGAAATATgctaacaataaaaaagaatcagaataAAATTTACCTGATATCAgctttggattttttaaaactaattagtATGAACTTGAGATCTGTATAA